Proteins encoded together in one Halalkaliarchaeum sp. AArc-CO window:
- a CDS encoding helix-turn-helix domain-containing protein yields MTRSDSGDEQAAVGSLVRLGLTRTEARLLLGLARLGSATARELADATDVPRSQVYGTAEELEELGLLHVQHATPREYHATAPEEIESILRSRLERDLETVVDRLEELERSQSHDAETREEIWTVRGREAIDGRIAQLIGGAERRIVLGVRNERFLPDRHVQLLAERDDAGIDVLVISSDRQTLDRFADVDGVTAIEPPETMSEEDHAARLLVVDDGNVLHSVLVPDPGDDGEETAFWSSDSGFARTLVSLVEQSLSETSEE; encoded by the coding sequence ATGACTCGGTCGGACAGCGGAGACGAGCAGGCGGCGGTCGGGTCGCTCGTCCGACTCGGCTTGACCCGCACGGAGGCACGGCTTCTGCTCGGACTCGCACGGCTCGGATCGGCGACCGCAAGGGAGCTCGCTGACGCCACAGACGTTCCGCGATCACAGGTGTACGGAACCGCCGAGGAGCTCGAGGAGCTCGGCCTCCTGCACGTTCAACACGCCACTCCACGCGAGTACCACGCCACCGCTCCCGAAGAGATCGAGTCGATACTGCGATCCCGGCTCGAACGAGATCTCGAGACGGTCGTCGACCGGCTCGAGGAGTTGGAGCGCTCACAGTCCCACGATGCCGAGACCCGCGAGGAGATCTGGACGGTCCGGGGCCGGGAGGCGATCGACGGACGGATCGCTCAGCTGATCGGCGGTGCCGAACGCCGGATCGTTCTCGGAGTGCGAAACGAACGGTTCCTCCCGGACCGGCACGTCCAACTGCTCGCAGAGCGTGACGACGCCGGGATCGACGTTCTGGTAATAAGCAGCGACCGCCAGACGCTCGACCGGTTCGCGGACGTGGACGGCGTGACGGCGATCGAACCTCCCGAAACGATGTCCGAAGAGGACCACGCGGCCCGCCTTCTGGTGGTCGATGACGGAAACGTGTTGCACAGCGTTCTCGTTCCCGATCCCGGAGACGACGGCGAGGAGACGGCGTTCTGGAGCAGCGATTCGGGGTTTGCCCGCACGCTCGTTTCGCTCGTGGAACAGTCGCTTTCGGAGACGTCCGAGGAGTGA
- a CDS encoding METTL5 family protein, with translation MSSKRNLATQLAVVAGFEDPVASLEQYPTPPELAAHVIHVADLQGDIEGRTVLDLGTGTGMLALGAALRSPARVVGIEIDAPALSIAQRNERRVGSTAPVHWIRGDAGRPPIRDGAPTTVVMNPPFGAQDGHRHADRRFLATAAELADVSYSIHNEGSQDFLEAFASDNGGTITHAFKAEFELEHQFDHHAEDRRDIDTEVYRIEWGSAREA, from the coding sequence GTGTCCTCCAAACGGAACCTGGCGACCCAGCTCGCGGTCGTCGCCGGCTTCGAGGACCCGGTCGCGAGCCTGGAACAGTACCCCACCCCGCCGGAGCTCGCGGCCCACGTGATCCACGTCGCGGACCTGCAGGGCGACATCGAAGGACGGACGGTGCTGGATCTGGGTACCGGGACCGGAATGCTCGCACTGGGGGCTGCCCTCCGTTCCCCGGCACGTGTGGTCGGGATCGAGATCGACGCACCGGCACTGTCGATCGCACAGCGAAACGAGCGCCGGGTGGGATCGACTGCCCCCGTCCACTGGATTCGCGGGGACGCCGGCCGACCGCCGATCCGAGACGGGGCCCCTACGACGGTCGTGATGAATCCACCGTTCGGCGCCCAGGACGGACACCGCCATGCGGATCGGCGCTTCCTCGCAACTGCTGCCGAACTCGCGGACGTCTCCTACTCTATTCACAACGAAGGCAGCCAGGACTTCCTGGAGGCGTTCGCGTCGGACAACGGCGGCACGATCACCCACGCGTTCAAAGCGGAGTTCGAACTGGAACACCAGTTCGACCATCACGCCGAAGACCGGCGCGACATCGACACGGAAGTGTACCGGATCGAGTGGGGATCCGCTCGGGAAGCCTGA
- a CDS encoding AmiS/UreI family transporter, whose protein sequence is MTEMLGMGLLYVGAVLIVNGIWLTGVGSDRDVALINIFAGVVTFLIPMWWAFGGYFGADGTPFDAASMLLFSFTYLWVAANALRGIEDQRLFGWYCLFVALIAAPTGWLVFDGGDIGLALLWWIWAVLWFVFWVLLGLERNEYQTPIGWYTLITGILSGVAGYLMALGMWPW, encoded by the coding sequence ATGACCGAGATGCTCGGAATGGGATTACTGTACGTCGGGGCAGTCTTGATCGTCAACGGGATCTGGCTGACTGGAGTCGGAAGCGATCGGGACGTAGCGTTGATAAACATCTTTGCGGGGGTCGTCACGTTTCTGATACCCATGTGGTGGGCCTTCGGCGGCTACTTCGGGGCGGACGGAACGCCGTTCGACGCGGCTTCGATGCTCCTGTTTTCGTTTACGTATCTGTGGGTCGCTGCCAACGCCCTCAGAGGCATCGAGGATCAGCGACTGTTCGGGTGGTACTGTCTGTTCGTCGCGCTGATCGCAGCACCGACGGGCTGGCTCGTGTTCGACGGCGGGGACATCGGCCTCGCGTTGCTGTGGTGGATCTGGGCCGTTCTCTGGTTCGTGTTCTGGGTCCTGCTGGGACTGGAACGCAACGAGTATCAGACGCCGATCGGCTGGTACACCCTGATAACTGGAATCCTGTCGGGTGTGGCCGGCTATCTCATGGCGCTCGGGATGTGGCCGTGGTAG
- the thsA gene encoding thermosome subunit alpha, which yields MSNRTQTRSNGRPQSRSDNAREANFQAGRALSELIRTTLGPKGMDKMITTDEGEILVTNNGSSILNRIDVRHPAASVIAELAHQQNERVSDGTTTVVVLAGELLSNAERLIETGVHPTKITRGYSLAASRAVETLEENTVTVDPENETHLRDVCTTVITGRWDEPSKNFLADRAIETLEAVRDGRSVNLEKVTRKSLPGGSYYDSRVVFGLAIDVAESSTTFVSPDEYLPNVFEPATVAIVDGQLTIESAKGQGTVSVTSPEQLAEFREHEQETYRTYADVIAGTGADVVFCQKSIDDPVRYLLARNGVLAVERTRRDELHELERTTGARAVANVTELSSDDTGVAKRIEREPVGSTELAIVTAEEPSDGTDGQTGADHVSLILRGGTEHVAEETKRIVDDCLLVLKLVIEEGSVLPGGGAIEMEIARELREYAPTLAGHEQLAVEAFGDALETIPRTIAESAGMDPIDAIAELRTRHGNGSSSVGIDATDSSIRDTTQAGVIEPLSIKKQAIAGAMEAATVLIRIDDVITASRKDDHHDASHDHDHDHGPGGFVESTGGLPWAVGHSQGHSH from the coding sequence ATGTCGAATCGAACACAGACCCGTAGCAACGGGAGACCACAGTCTCGAAGCGACAATGCAAGGGAAGCCAACTTCCAAGCCGGGCGTGCCCTTTCGGAACTGATCAGGACCACACTCGGTCCGAAAGGAATGGACAAGATGATCACCACAGACGAGGGGGAAATCCTCGTCACGAACAACGGTTCCAGCATTCTTAACCGGATCGACGTCCGACATCCTGCCGCGTCAGTGATCGCCGAACTCGCACACCAACAGAACGAGCGCGTGAGCGATGGGACGACGACGGTCGTCGTCCTGGCGGGCGAACTCCTCTCGAACGCCGAGCGATTGATTGAAACGGGCGTTCATCCGACCAAAATAACGCGTGGATACTCGCTTGCGGCGAGCCGGGCGGTGGAAACGCTCGAAGAGAACACGGTTACCGTCGATCCCGAAAACGAAACTCACCTCCGAGACGTTTGTACGACGGTGATAACGGGAAGGTGGGACGAGCCGTCGAAGAACTTCCTGGCGGACAGAGCGATCGAGACACTCGAAGCGGTCCGTGACGGGCGGAGCGTAAACCTGGAGAAAGTCACGCGGAAATCCCTTCCGGGCGGCTCCTACTACGACTCCAGAGTCGTTTTCGGGCTCGCAATAGACGTCGCCGAGTCGTCGACGACCTTCGTCTCTCCGGACGAGTATCTCCCGAACGTTTTCGAGCCGGCGACAGTCGCCATCGTCGACGGTCAACTGACGATCGAATCCGCAAAAGGGCAAGGGACGGTTTCGGTGACCTCCCCCGAGCAGCTCGCAGAGTTCAGGGAACACGAGCAGGAAACGTATCGGACGTACGCGGACGTGATCGCCGGCACCGGTGCAGACGTCGTGTTCTGTCAGAAATCGATTGACGACCCCGTTCGGTATCTCCTCGCGAGAAACGGCGTACTCGCCGTCGAACGGACCCGGCGTGACGAGTTACACGAACTCGAACGCACGACCGGCGCGAGAGCGGTCGCGAACGTGACTGAGCTTTCGAGCGACGACACGGGGGTCGCGAAGAGAATCGAACGGGAACCTGTCGGGAGTACGGAGCTGGCTATCGTAACGGCCGAAGAGCCCTCCGACGGGACGGACGGACAGACGGGAGCAGATCACGTGTCGTTGATCTTGCGTGGGGGGACCGAACACGTCGCAGAGGAGACAAAACGCATCGTCGACGACTGCCTGTTGGTTCTCAAACTGGTGATCGAGGAGGGGAGCGTACTGCCCGGTGGCGGTGCAATCGAGATGGAGATCGCACGAGAGCTTCGCGAGTACGCGCCGACTCTGGCGGGACACGAACAGCTCGCCGTCGAAGCGTTCGGCGACGCACTGGAAACGATCCCCCGGACGATCGCGGAGTCGGCCGGGATGGATCCGATCGACGCCATCGCGGAGCTCCGGACGCGACACGGGAACGGCTCCTCCAGCGTCGGCATCGACGCGACCGACAGTTCGATCAGGGACACGACCCAGGCGGGAGTGATCGAACCGCTGTCGATCAAAAAGCAGGCCATCGCGGGGGCGATGGAGGCCGCGACCGTCCTGATCAGAATCGACGACGTGATCACAGCCTCGCGCAAGGACGATCACCACGACGCCAGTCACGACCACGATCACGATCACGGACCCGGCGGTTTCGTCGAAAGCACTGGCGGACTCCCCTGGGCAGTCGGACACTCACAGGGCCACTCACACTGA
- the pyrH gene encoding UMP kinase, giving the protein MRVVLSIGGSVLAPDLDPDRVAAYASMIETLVDEGCDVGVVAGGGKVAREYIAAARELGANEVQLDQLGIGATRLNARLLIAALGQAANLSPAKEYDAAGEALRRGDIAVMGGVAPGQSTDAVAAAFAESVDADLLVYATSANGVYDADPNQDDSATQYAELSPEELVEIIVPMSRDAGASAPVDLLAAKLIQRGGIRTVVLDGTDPERVVDAVLRGDHTGTDIVPAESDRPTYWAQVE; this is encoded by the coding sequence ATGAGAGTCGTTCTTTCTATCGGCGGCAGCGTGCTCGCGCCGGACCTGGACCCGGATCGCGTGGCAGCGTACGCCTCCATGATCGAGACGCTCGTCGACGAGGGGTGTGACGTCGGCGTCGTCGCCGGCGGCGGCAAGGTCGCCCGGGAGTACATCGCCGCGGCGCGGGAACTGGGCGCGAACGAAGTACAGCTCGATCAGCTCGGGATCGGCGCGACGCGGCTCAACGCCCGGCTGTTGATCGCGGCGCTGGGACAGGCGGCGAACCTGTCGCCGGCCAAAGAGTACGACGCCGCCGGTGAGGCGCTCCGCCGCGGGGACATCGCCGTGATGGGTGGAGTCGCCCCGGGACAGAGCACGGACGCGGTCGCCGCCGCCTTCGCCGAGTCGGTCGACGCCGACCTGCTCGTGTACGCTACCAGCGCGAACGGGGTGTACGACGCGGATCCGAACCAGGACGATTCCGCCACCCAGTACGCGGAACTCTCCCCGGAGGAGCTGGTGGAGATCATCGTGCCGATGAGCCGCGACGCGGGTGCGTCGGCCCCAGTCGACCTGCTCGCCGCCAAGCTCATCCAGCGCGGCGGCATCCGCACCGTGGTGCTAGACGGTACCGACCCCGAGCGCGTGGTCGATGCGGTGTTGCGCGGAGATCACACCGGCACCGACATCGTCCCTGCAGAGAGCGACCGGCCGACCTACTGGGCACAGGTCGAGTGA
- a CDS encoding cob(I)yrinic acid a,c-diamide adenosyltransferase, giving the protein MRIYTGRGDDGMTDLGNATRVSKTSARIEAYGTVDEANALVGTIRPTGYDDVDETLSAIQNHLHIIQADFASPGTDGIDTDGEGEAGGDLTRIREEHVDQLEEWMDEFDEELDPLDSFILPGGGESGARLHHARTVVRRAERRAVALAADDPINEEAIVYLNRLSDALFVFARVVNRRDGEREESPTY; this is encoded by the coding sequence ATGAGGATCTACACCGGGCGCGGTGACGACGGCATGACCGATCTCGGAAACGCCACTCGCGTTTCGAAAACCAGCGCCAGAATCGAGGCGTACGGCACCGTCGACGAGGCCAACGCTCTCGTCGGAACGATCCGTCCGACGGGCTACGACGACGTCGACGAGACGCTGTCGGCGATCCAGAACCACCTCCACATCATCCAGGCCGACTTCGCAAGCCCCGGAACCGACGGAATCGATACCGACGGGGAGGGCGAGGCGGGTGGCGACTTGACCCGGATCCGCGAGGAACACGTCGACCAGCTCGAGGAGTGGATGGACGAGTTCGACGAGGAGCTCGACCCCCTCGACTCGTTTATTCTCCCGGGTGGAGGCGAGTCGGGGGCGCGGCTCCACCACGCCCGGACGGTGGTCCGCCGGGCAGAGCGCCGGGCGGTCGCGCTGGCGGCCGACGATCCGATAAACGAGGAGGCGATCGTCTACCTCAACCGGCTCTCAGACGCCCTGTTCGTGTTTGCCCGGGTGGTCAACCGGCGGGACGGCGAACGCGAGGAGTCGCCGACCTATTGA
- a CDS encoding DUF6432 family protein, whose protein sequence is MQAKPEYRDRPDTEVAVLDALVDRAEEGMTVLELRTAVDTGIDGLEEALAALKDDGLIHVDRTGEAVRITPADRVVPESGEGSDGRHGFFEEIRERLGL, encoded by the coding sequence ATGCAGGCGAAGCCGGAGTATCGCGACCGTCCAGACACGGAGGTCGCGGTGCTCGACGCGCTCGTCGATCGCGCCGAGGAGGGGATGACGGTTCTCGAACTCCGTACGGCCGTCGACACGGGAATCGACGGACTCGAAGAGGCACTTGCGGCGCTGAAGGACGACGGTCTCATCCACGTCGATCGAACCGGCGAGGCGGTGCGGATCACGCCCGCAGACCGTGTGGTGCCCGAGTCGGGAGAGGGCTCGGACGGTCGCCACGGATTCTTCGAGGAGATCCGCGAGCGGCTCGGACTCTAG
- a CDS encoding DUF5611 family protein: MKEYKMRRGEHLEERVPDLKGKIEEYFGEVAGTDEMNGHELFVVEDPDNPVFERILAGTAKYSGKKDKLAVHFEERPAEDVIAEGQADAAAEAVSLKNDFLEEVTGRDAKSRRESMKRAVEDDAPDV; encoded by the coding sequence ATGAAGGAGTACAAGATGCGCCGCGGGGAGCATCTCGAGGAGCGCGTCCCGGACCTGAAAGGGAAAATCGAGGAGTACTTCGGCGAGGTTGCCGGTACCGACGAGATGAACGGCCACGAGCTGTTCGTCGTCGAGGATCCGGACAATCCCGTCTTCGAACGAATCCTCGCCGGGACAGCGAAGTACAGCGGCAAGAAGGACAAACTCGCCGTTCACTTCGAGGAACGTCCGGCCGAGGACGTCATCGCCGAAGGGCAGGCGGACGCCGCCGCCGAGGCGGTCTCGCTGAAGAACGACTTCCTCGAGGAGGTAACCGGCCGGGACGCGAAGTCACGCCGGGAGTCGATGAAACGCGCCGTCGAGGACGACGCCCCCGACGTCTGA
- the lysS gene encoding lysine--tRNA ligase → MTAFDSDSTADGDSGAARRAFWAEAVADEIEATDPDEPIVIKGGVSPSGVAHLGNFNEIIRGYFVAAVLRDRGHEVRQVFTSDDRDPLRKLPRTLADRDGNLVGLGDVDAGALGRNLGKPYTAIPDPFGEAESYAAHFTALLQADAARLDIPVEMVSNTELYEEGAFDDVIGRILSDLDAAREVLGKYQAKIDDSYVPFNPICAECGKITETVTAVDVGAGTVAYRCTDLEVGDSTIDGCGHEGTATFREGKLPWRFEWPAQWEVLDVDFEPFGKDHAEGSWPSGEDIARNVLGIEPPVPMTYEWFTLDGEALSSSAGNVVTVSELLELLEPAVIRYFFALDPSKARNLDLARLDQLVDDFDRFERAYFGEVDDEELTRMAERAYPYVLGPDADPDPDRVRLPYTFAAVLGMVDDREFRERLAREEGHLDPDTPDWAVAEALDRVEKARAWAERMDNEYNYRLQADLPDVAFDAEIETALEDLAAFVEAGHDGEEIQGEMYEIARRNDLEVGEFFEAGYRLFFDETQGPRLGEFLGELECDFVVARLRREE, encoded by the coding sequence ATGACCGCTTTCGACTCCGATTCCACTGCAGACGGTGACTCCGGAGCAGCGCGACGGGCGTTCTGGGCGGAGGCGGTCGCCGACGAGATCGAGGCGACCGACCCCGACGAGCCGATCGTGATCAAAGGGGGCGTTTCGCCGTCGGGCGTGGCCCATCTCGGGAACTTCAACGAGATCATTCGTGGTTACTTCGTGGCGGCCGTGCTCCGGGACCGCGGTCACGAGGTCCGACAGGTGTTCACCTCGGACGACCGGGATCCCCTTCGGAAGCTCCCCCGGACACTGGCGGACCGGGACGGCAACCTCGTCGGTCTGGGCGACGTCGACGCCGGCGCGCTCGGGCGCAACCTGGGCAAGCCGTACACCGCGATCCCGGATCCCTTCGGCGAGGCGGAGTCGTACGCCGCCCACTTTACCGCACTCCTGCAGGCTGACGCCGCTCGACTCGACATTCCCGTCGAGATGGTCTCGAACACCGAACTGTACGAGGAGGGCGCCTTCGACGACGTGATCGGGCGGATCCTCTCGGATCTCGACGCCGCAAGGGAGGTCCTGGGGAAGTATCAGGCCAAGATCGACGACTCGTACGTTCCGTTCAATCCGATCTGTGCGGAGTGCGGGAAGATCACCGAGACGGTGACTGCGGTCGACGTCGGCGCCGGTACCGTCGCGTATCGATGTACCGATCTGGAGGTCGGCGACTCCACCATCGACGGCTGCGGGCACGAGGGGACCGCCACGTTTCGGGAGGGGAAACTCCCCTGGCGCTTCGAGTGGCCCGCCCAGTGGGAGGTGCTCGACGTGGACTTCGAGCCGTTCGGCAAGGACCACGCCGAGGGATCCTGGCCCAGCGGCGAAGACATCGCCCGCAACGTCCTCGGGATCGAGCCGCCGGTGCCGATGACCTACGAGTGGTTCACACTCGACGGGGAGGCGCTCTCCTCGTCTGCGGGCAACGTCGTCACTGTCTCGGAGCTGCTAGAGCTGCTGGAGCCGGCAGTGATCCGGTACTTCTTCGCGCTCGACCCGTCGAAGGCCCGCAACCTCGATCTCGCTCGACTCGACCAGCTCGTCGACGACTTCGACCGGTTCGAACGAGCGTACTTCGGCGAGGTCGACGACGAGGAGCTCACTCGGATGGCAGAGCGGGCGTATCCGTACGTTCTCGGCCCCGACGCCGACCCGGATCCCGACCGCGTCCGTCTCCCGTACACGTTTGCGGCGGTGCTCGGGATGGTCGACGACCGGGAGTTCCGCGAGCGACTCGCACGCGAGGAGGGTCACCTCGACCCTGACACGCCCGACTGGGCGGTCGCGGAGGCGCTCGATCGGGTCGAAAAGGCCCGGGCGTGGGCCGAACGAATGGACAACGAGTACAACTACCGACTCCAGGCGGACCTCCCCGACGTCGCCTTCGACGCGGAAATCGAGACGGCACTCGAGGATCTCGCGGCGTTCGTCGAGGCCGGCCACGACGGGGAAGAGATCCAGGGAGAGATGTACGAGATCGCCAGACGGAACGATCTCGAGGTCGGCGAGTTCTTCGAGGCGGGCTACCGGCTGTTCTTCGACGAGACGCAGGGGCCCCGTCTGGGCGAGTTCCTGGGCGAACTCGAGTGCGACTTCGTCGTCGCCCGCCTCCGTCGAGAGGAGTGA
- a CDS encoding OFA family MFS transporter, with translation MPVESDKNRWLIAVSAVLIHLSIGSVYAYSVYQLPLQQSQNWSIGGVTFAFTVAIFTLGISAAFLGKYVDTHGPRATGSVAALLFGGGTFLAGVSVHLSSYPAFIATYGVLAGIGLGLGYVTPISTLVEWFPDRRGMATGIAVLGFGAGALVTGPAANYLIGIVGTPATFAVLGVGYFLAMATGASYLEKPPKGWVPETVDPDEIEDVGAYGITVSSDLEELTAREALRTPQFYLVWLIIFINVSAGIMLLSVASSMTQTITGVTAAAAATVVGLLGVFNGAGRIVWASFSDYIGRTRTYAVFFLVQIVAFLLLPRVTTIWLFAGLMFLIISCYGGGFACLPAYLGDLFGTSELGAIHGYTLTAWSLAGAAGPTLVSQVVELTGSYELSFYLMSLLLFVGLVCVGLLHRQIGRVRSAQRHGSKGLPH, from the coding sequence ATGCCAGTCGAATCAGACAAAAACCGGTGGCTCATTGCGGTGTCCGCCGTGTTGATTCACCTCTCCATCGGATCCGTGTACGCCTACAGCGTCTATCAGTTGCCGCTCCAGCAGTCACAGAACTGGAGCATCGGAGGTGTCACGTTCGCGTTCACCGTCGCGATTTTCACACTCGGGATCTCCGCCGCGTTCCTGGGCAAATACGTGGACACACACGGTCCTCGAGCTACCGGATCGGTGGCGGCGTTGCTTTTCGGTGGCGGCACGTTTCTCGCGGGAGTATCCGTTCATCTGAGCAGCTATCCGGCGTTTATCGCAACCTACGGCGTACTTGCGGGGATCGGACTCGGGTTGGGATACGTCACGCCGATCTCGACGCTGGTCGAGTGGTTTCCCGACCGCCGTGGCATGGCCACCGGAATCGCAGTGCTGGGGTTCGGTGCGGGTGCGCTGGTCACTGGGCCGGCCGCCAATTACTTGATCGGCATCGTCGGCACGCCGGCGACGTTCGCGGTGCTCGGTGTCGGTTACTTCCTCGCCATGGCCACCGGGGCCAGCTATCTCGAAAAACCACCGAAGGGGTGGGTTCCCGAAACGGTGGATCCAGACGAGATCGAAGATGTGGGCGCCTACGGGATCACGGTCAGCTCCGACCTCGAGGAGCTCACTGCACGCGAGGCGCTCCGGACTCCCCAGTTCTATCTCGTTTGGCTGATAATCTTCATCAACGTCTCGGCGGGCATCATGCTCCTTTCGGTCGCCTCGAGCATGACCCAGACGATCACCGGGGTAACCGCCGCCGCGGCCGCGACCGTCGTCGGGTTGCTCGGAGTGTTCAACGGCGCCGGTCGGATCGTCTGGGCGAGTTTCTCCGATTACATCGGTCGGACGAGAACGTACGCCGTCTTTTTCCTCGTCCAGATCGTCGCGTTCTTGCTGTTGCCTCGCGTCACGACGATCTGGCTGTTCGCCGGTCTGATGTTTCTCATCATCAGCTGCTACGGCGGAGGCTTTGCCTGTCTCCCGGCGTATCTGGGAGACCTGTTTGGAACCAGCGAACTGGGCGCGATACACGGGTACACCCTCACTGCGTGGTCGCTCGCGGGAGCCGCCGGTCCGACCCTCGTTTCCCAAGTCGTCGAACTCACTGGAAGTTACGAGCTGTCGTTTTACCTCATGAGTCTCCTCCTGTTTGTCGGTCTCGTCTGCGTCGGACTCTTGCACAGACAGATCGGGCGGGTTCGCAGCGCACAACGTCACGGCTCGAAAGGACTTCCTCACTGA
- the fmdA gene encoding formamidase, which produces MPELKFEADQNRAPDEQPGANPHNRWHPDVPAAASVEPGDTFRLEMIDWTGGQIGNNDNANEIRDVELEQVHYLSGPVDVKGAEPGDLLKVELLDLGPLQEMEWGFTGIFSQQNGGGFLTDHFPDAAKTIWDVDGTKVSSRHVPDVNYEGKIHPGLIGTAPSHELLEEWNEREQELIDKHTNDPESIPNHPTGRDQPPVANPPTKDGALMGEMEDDEAEEAAEVAARTVPGRENGGNCDIKDLSLGSTIYFPVYVEGAKLSMGDMHASQGDGEISFCGGIEMAGFADLRVDVIKDGMEKYGVDHPIFQPGHRGPNFSDWVTFEGYSVREDGKQTYMNAHVAYRRAALEAIEYLKKFGYTGEQAYMMLSTIPIEGRISGIVDVPNAVATIALPNEVFEFDITPESLGEYEDRGQAPLTDDPLQ; this is translated from the coding sequence ATGCCAGAGTTAAAATTCGAAGCCGACCAGAATCGTGCACCCGACGAGCAACCGGGGGCCAACCCACACAACAGGTGGCATCCGGACGTTCCGGCCGCCGCTTCCGTCGAACCGGGAGACACGTTCCGGCTGGAAATGATCGACTGGACGGGTGGACAGATCGGAAACAACGACAACGCAAACGAGATCAGGGACGTCGAACTCGAACAGGTCCATTATCTGAGTGGTCCGGTCGACGTGAAGGGGGCCGAGCCGGGCGACTTGCTCAAGGTCGAACTCCTGGATCTGGGTCCGTTACAGGAGATGGAGTGGGGGTTCACCGGAATCTTCTCCCAGCAGAACGGTGGGGGATTCCTCACCGACCACTTCCCGGACGCCGCGAAAACGATCTGGGACGTGGACGGCACCAAAGTGTCCTCCCGCCACGTTCCGGACGTGAACTACGAGGGGAAAATTCATCCGGGACTGATCGGGACTGCGCCGTCCCACGAACTACTCGAAGAGTGGAACGAACGCGAGCAAGAGCTGATCGACAAACATACCAACGATCCGGAGTCCATCCCGAATCATCCCACCGGCAGAGATCAACCGCCGGTCGCGAACCCGCCGACGAAGGACGGCGCGTTGATGGGTGAAATGGAGGACGACGAGGCCGAAGAGGCGGCAGAAGTCGCTGCCCGGACCGTTCCCGGACGGGAAAACGGCGGCAACTGCGACATCAAGGACCTGTCCCTCGGATCGACGATTTACTTCCCGGTGTACGTCGAGGGGGCGAAGCTCTCGATGGGCGACATGCACGCGTCACAGGGTGACGGAGAGATCTCCTTCTGTGGTGGCATCGAGATGGCTGGCTTCGCCGACCTGCGGGTCGACGTCATCAAGGACGGCATGGAGAAGTACGGCGTCGATCACCCCATCTTCCAGCCCGGCCACCGAGGTCCGAACTTCTCCGACTGGGTGACCTTCGAGGGCTACTCCGTTCGCGAGGACGGCAAGCAGACCTACATGAACGCCCACGTCGCCTATCGCCGTGCGGCGCTCGAGGCGATCGAATACCTGAAGAAGTTCGGCTACACCGGCGAGCAGGCGTACATGATGCTGAGCACGATCCCGATAGAAGGGCGGATCAGCGGGATCGTCGACGTTCCGAACGCGGTTGCCACGATCGCGCTCCCGAACGAGGTCTTCGAATTCGACATCACCCCCGAGTCTCTCGGAGAATACGAGGACCGCGGACAAGCCCCACTCACCGACGATCCGCTCCAGTAG
- a CDS encoding transcriptional regulator has translation MSRERSRSDSDCERLSPGEVTNRIAELEPGDEIELNNRRPVFEVVETQKHSVVVADPDGHTVVVSKNLQSGGWLANEDVWWVSIDSDGNT, from the coding sequence ATGAGTCGAGAGAGAAGCCGTAGTGACTCCGATTGCGAACGACTCTCCCCAGGCGAGGTGACGAACCGCATTGCCGAGCTCGAACCCGGCGACGAGATCGAACTCAACAATCGCCGCCCCGTGTTCGAAGTCGTAGAGACGCAGAAACACTCCGTCGTCGTCGCCGATCCCGATGGACACACCGTTGTCGTCTCGAAAAACCTGCAATCGGGGGGGTGGCTCGCGAACGAGGACGTCTGGTGGGTCTCGATAGACAGCGACGGAAACACGTAG
- a CDS encoding thioesterase family protein, whose translation MTEFTTDVQVRFRDLDAYGHVNNAVYVTYLEQARVEYLRTVLGAGIGELDVVLASLSVDYRKPVTDADSVEVAIDVPELGRSSVPMEYEIRTGGSVVAVAESVLVTYDFESDSSKPIPEEWREEIAASHGL comes from the coding sequence ATGACCGAGTTTACGACCGACGTTCAGGTTCGGTTTCGCGACCTCGACGCGTACGGGCACGTGAACAACGCCGTGTACGTGACGTATCTCGAACAGGCGCGCGTCGAGTATCTCCGAACCGTGCTCGGGGCCGGCATCGGCGAACTGGACGTCGTGCTGGCGTCGCTTTCCGTCGACTACCGGAAACCAGTCACCGACGCCGACTCCGTCGAGGTCGCGATCGACGTTCCCGAGCTGGGGCGCTCCAGCGTTCCGATGGAGTACGAAATCCGGACGGGCGGGAGCGTGGTCGCCGTCGCCGAGTCCGTCCTGGTGACCTACGACTTCGAGTCGGACTCCTCGAAGCCGATCCCCGAGGAGTGGCGCGAGGAGATCGCCGCGTCCCACGGTCTCTGA